The DNA sequence AGCAGCAAGTGTATAGCCATCCATGACGGGCATCGCAAGGTCAGTTAGCACAAGATCGTAGTGCCGCTCATTGAAGTGTCGCAGCGCGATCAGACCGTTCTCAACGATGTCACTCGTATAGCCCAGTGCAGCGAGCTGCTCGCGAATCAGTTCGCGATTCACTTCGTGGTCTTCCACCACGAGCACGTGGATGCCGCGCGTATCTGGCTCTACCTCCGTCGCTTGCGACCCAACAGCGTGTACCGGCATCGCTCCGATGTACGGGAGAATCGGCAGCATCACCGTAAAGACACTGCCATGGCCCACCTCGCTGGCCACGTCGATCGAGCCGCCCATGCCCTCAGCCATGCGTTTGCACAGTGCCAGCCCCAGCCCCGTTCCGCCAAATCGACGCGTAACCGACACGTCAACCTGCTCGAATGCATCGAAGATGCGTGCCAGACGGTCCGACGGAATGCCGATCCCGGTGTCGGTCACGCGGATCACGAGCCGCGATGCTGCTCCACCCTCGCCCATGCCCACGTCGATTGAGACGTGCCCGCGATCCGTGAACTTAATAGCGTTACCCAGCAGGTTTGCGAAGATCTGACGGATTCGCCCAGGATCGCCGATGACGTACCGCGGAAGCGCCGGATCGATCGAGGCTTTCAATTCCAGCTGCTTGCGCTGCGCGAGCGGCATGAACATCATGATCGCCTCGCGAATGAGTTCCGCCGCATCGAACCGGATCGATTCGAAACTCATCTCGCCTGCCTCGATTTTCGAAAAGTCAAGGATGTCGTCGAGTATCCCCAGCAAGGCCCGCGACGATGACGTAATGATCCGCACCCGCGCAGCGACCGGCGCAGCCTGCGGCAGCCGCTCAAGCAGCTCAAGATGGCCAAGAATCCCATTCAGCGGCGTCCGGATTTCATGACTCATCGAGGCAACAAATGCACTCTTAGCTGCGTTTGCACTGTCCGCTGCCTGCTTGGCGGCAGCAAGCTGACGTGCCAGTTGTCTGTCAGACGTGACATCCGTCAGCGCCGCCACGACCACCGGTTGCCCTTGGTAACGAGACGGGGCCAATTTCGCGGCAACATCGATCATGGTGCCGTCTTCGGTGGGCAGGTTCAGCTCGAAATCGAATGCCGGTGATTCACCGCGGCGCGACGCTTCAAATGCGGCAGGTGCATGATAGTTGAGTACGTCGCCGATCCCGGCGCCAACCGCCGTCGCAATGCGCCTTTCGAGTGCCTGCATATGTGCGCTTTCCAGCAACACTCCATGACTGTTCGCGTTGACAAGCGCCAGTCCGACCGGTGCGGTTTCGATCAGAGTCCGACTCAGATGCTCGCTTTCGAATATGCGCTGCGAGCGCTCGAACAGTGGCGCGAGAATCCTGCGATTGAACAGAAAGACAAAGACCCACAACAGGACGATGGCGAGGCCGGTGACAATGGCAGGTGCCGTAATATCCCGCGCAACGCGAGCGGCGACGATTTGAATTGGCAACGAATAGACCAGCGTCCATCCGGTCGCGCCAAGCGGCGCACACATCAATAGGTTGCCGTCGCCGTATGTCTCGGCAGCGTCGCCCGGCGCCGGAGCCGATTTCCGGCAACCGCCCACAACGTGCCTGATCTCCCCCCCCCCGAATCGACCGGATACCGTGCTAGTCACCGGCTCAGTGCGCTCGTCGAAGACCCAATACGCACCGGGAAATGACCCTGGCACTAATCGATCGAGTAGTCGCTCCGGGCTGAATTCGCCCGCTACGACTGCGGACGGTCGGCGGTTCACCTTAACGAGCGCCAGGACACGGAACTTCGATCTCCCGCTCAGAGGATCGATCGCTGGAGGCAGCCAGCGGAGTGACCGGGCGCCGCCTTGCTGCGCAATAGCCCAGGGGGCAAGATTCGAGAGTCCCGTTCCGTAGTAGCTCAACAGACGGAGCGGATCCCGTATGGTGCGCTGCGCCTGTGGACTTAATACATCGGGCAGCGGATTGATACCAACCATGGAAGCGCTCGGCGTGACGATATAGCCGCCCAGTCCCCATCGAAGGTCGACGGCGTCGTTCATCGTCTTCACCAGATTACCGCTCGAGCCAGCAGTGTTCTTCGTGACGGCAAGGAAATGTTCCTCCGATTCACCGTCCGCTCGCTGTATGCTGGAAAGACGGAGAACAAGTGCACCGCGCGCACCCGGGCCTGCGGGGAACACAATCCGACCGCCTTGTGCCTCGAACGTCCTCACATCGTTCTCGTCTCCCGAGCCGGCGCTCTCCCACGCGGCCTCGATTCCCGTCGCGACAATGCGAACCCGGGTTTCACTCGCCCGGGCGATGTCCATGACGCGCCCCAGATTACGCTGGAACGCTTTCCGCTCATCGTTAAGCTCCTCTCGGGCGAACCCGATGAGCGCCAGCACGAATGCGAACAAGATGAAGAGCGTCAGCGCAGCCGCGCCCAAGAACAGAACGTTCCGATGATGGACGCGAAAGCGGGCGAGAAAACTGGCAGGTGATGATGGACGCATGGCTGGCAAATATCGATTACGCTTGATGCTAGGTGAGTTTGCATGTCGCAGTCCTCGGCGTGCTGTCACGGTTCGCGACGCGGGAACGGAGGACCTCGTGCACAGCCCACCCAGCCCACGGGCGAGCGGGAGGTTGCCAGCCGGCCGAGATTGAATACACTACAGGGAGCATATCCTAGTATGCTTCACCTCCTGGCGTGGCGAGCGATCGGAGATGCTAGGAGAATCGTAATCGGCAAGAACATAAGACGGGGAAATCGTGAGGGCTAGAAACGAGTTTTCGATTAAGGTCGTAATCGCGGACGATCATCCTACTATATTGAGCGGTCTCGTTTATACGCTGGAGCACGTCTCTACGATCGAAATCGTTGCGACCTGCCGGAACGCGCCAGAACTGATTGCCACGCTCGAGAAGCAGCCATGCGACGTGGTGGTTTCCGACTACTCAATGCCCAGTGGCGAGAGCGTCGATGGACTAGCGCTCTTCGAACACTTGCGGCGCCATTTCCAGAATGTTGGCATCGTCGCACTGACGATGATGGATAGTCCGGCAGTCATACGTGCGCTTATGTCAGTCGGGATTAACTCCATCCTCAGCAAATCGGATGTCACTGGCCACATCATCACGGCTATCCATAGCAGCTATGCGGGCGGCTCATACTTGTCCCCGACCATCGAGAAGGTTGTGACGGGCAACGAAGCCGTGAACATCGGGCAGCTGCTGTCTCCACGCGAACTCGAAGTTGCGCGGCTATTTGCATCAGGTCTATCGATTACCGAGATCGCTAAGCGGCTGAATCGCAGCAAGCAAACTATCAGCACGCAGAAGGCGATGGCAATGGAAAAACTCGGCGTTGGGGGCGATGCTGAACTTATCCGGTACGCACTCGAAAGCGGATTGGTTACCTCTCCGCCCGCCCCGAAAAGTTAGGTTCATTGAGCTTCCCCTGAAATTTCGCCTTCCATCGAGTCATGTATAAACTCGACGGAAAGGAAGGGAATCAGGGATGTTCAAGGTACCGAAACAATCGTACACGCCGGAATTCAAGGTTGCAGCCGTGCAGCGGGTCAAGGACGGCCAGGGCTTTGCTATGGTGGCCCGGGAACTGGGCATGTCGGAGCAGACGCTGCGCCACTGGGTAAAGGCCGAGGCGTCGGGCAAGCTGAATGGAGCCGGAGCGAAGCCAGTTACGCCGGAGCAGATGGAGCTTTCGCGCATGCGCGCCGAGATCAAGCGCCTGCAAATGGAACTTGAGATCGCAAAAAAAGCGGCGGCGCGTTCAACTAGTCATCGCAAGACCTTCTGGTCTAATGTCGCCCCAGGAGGTAAGGTAGGTGAGCAAGAAGAAGCGGTGTGGGCTATCCGCCGGACAAAAAGCGTTGTTGTGGCAAAGATGGAAAGACGGTGAGTCGTTAAGCGACATCGGCCGCTCGCTAGGCAAGCATGCAGCATCCATTCACGCGATTGTTCG is a window from the Burkholderia vietnamiensis LMG 10929 genome containing:
- a CDS encoding hybrid sensor histidine kinase/response regulator, which produces MRPSSPASFLARFRVHHRNVLFLGAAALTLFILFAFVLALIGFAREELNDERKAFQRNLGRVMDIARASETRVRIVATGIEAAWESAGSGDENDVRTFEAQGGRIVFPAGPGARGALVLRLSSIQRADGESEEHFLAVTKNTAGSSGNLVKTMNDAVDLRWGLGGYIVTPSASMVGINPLPDVLSPQAQRTIRDPLRLLSYYGTGLSNLAPWAIAQQGGARSLRWLPPAIDPLSGRSKFRVLALVKVNRRPSAVVAGEFSPERLLDRLVPGSFPGAYWVFDERTEPVTSTVSGRFGGGEIRHVVGGCRKSAPAPGDAAETYGDGNLLMCAPLGATGWTLVYSLPIQIVAARVARDITAPAIVTGLAIVLLWVFVFLFNRRILAPLFERSQRIFESEHLSRTLIETAPVGLALVNANSHGVLLESAHMQALERRIATAVGAGIGDVLNYHAPAAFEASRRGESPAFDFELNLPTEDGTMIDVAAKLAPSRYQGQPVVVAALTDVTSDRQLARQLAAAKQAADSANAAKSAFVASMSHEIRTPLNGILGHLELLERLPQAAPVAARVRIITSSSRALLGILDDILDFSKIEAGEMSFESIRFDAAELIREAIMMFMPLAQRKQLELKASIDPALPRYVIGDPGRIRQIFANLLGNAIKFTDRGHVSIDVGMGEGGAASRLVIRVTDTGIGIPSDRLARIFDAFEQVDVSVTRRFGGTGLGLALCKRMAEGMGGSIDVASEVGHGSVFTVMLPILPYIGAMPVHAVGSQATEVEPDTRGIHVLVVEDHEVNRELIREQLAALGYTSDIVENGLIALRHFNERHYDLVLTDLAMPVMDGYTLAACLHSQGARTPIIAITADVTATDSQRFREAGISGILLKPMSLASIDAAVRRYLMLAADPRAAAAIETVPGHAASVLSDESRTTLERLTAESLQSAEAAMAQGDRATISAQIHSIKGAFSMIHVGEVVDACSKLEALLAGDSNTASRDIEETLSDVKRRVSSALAATARSEEVGQLGDGSGNGE
- a CDS encoding response regulator, giving the protein MSGLVYTLEHVSTIEIVATCRNAPELIATLEKQPCDVVVSDYSMPSGESVDGLALFEHLRRHFQNVGIVALTMMDSPAVIRALMSVGINSILSKSDVTGHIITAIHSSYAGGSYLSPTIEKVVTGNEAVNIGQLLSPRELEVARLFASGLSITEIAKRLNRSKQTISTQKAMAMEKLGVGGDAELIRYALESGLVTSPPAPKS